The Monodelphis domestica isolate mMonDom1 chromosome 7, mMonDom1.pri, whole genome shotgun sequence genome window below encodes:
- the RFK gene encoding riboflavin kinase: MNSCGFCLVSGVRRFSLSPSVPSVPRVVVGRKSRVVSARFLSCPPRAFRNLFLSPSPFLPPPTPGWTGGTVALISTAAPLDSQPGPPPMPGASSAMKHLPYFCRGKVVRGFGRGSKQLGIPTANFPEQVVDNLPNDLSPGIYYGWASVGNGSVHKMVLSIGWNPYYRNLKKSVETHIIHTFKEDFYGEILSIVITGYIRPEKNFSSIDALISAIQDDIEEAKKQLDLPEHLKLKEHNFFHLPESKIMNGH; the protein is encoded by the exons ATGAACAGTTGCGGCTTCTGTTTGGTCAGTGGTGTGCGGAGGTTCTCTCTCTCGCCCTCTGTCCCCAGCGTTCCAAGGGTAGTCGTTGGCCGCAAGTCTCGCGTCGTCAGCGCGCGTTTTCTCTCCTGTCCGCCTCGCGCCTTTAggaatctctttctttctccctcccctttcctccctccccccactcccggCTGGACCGGGGGAACCGTTGCCCTCATCTCGACGGCGGCCCCCTTGGACTCTCAGCCTGGGCCACCTCCCATGCCCGGAGCCAGTAGCGCGATGAAGCACCTGCCTTATTTCTGCCGGGGGAAGGTGGTGAGGGGCTTCGGCCGAGGCTCCAAGCAGCTGGGCATCCCCACCG CTAACTTTCCTGAGCAAGTTGTTGATAATCTTCCAAATGATTTATCTCCTGGAATTTACTATGGTTGGGCCTCTGTTGGAAATGGAAGTGTCCATAAGATGGTTTTAAGCATAGGATGGAACCCATACTACAGGAATCTAAAAAAGTCTGTg gaAACTCACATTATACATACCTTCAAAGAGGACTTTTATGGGGAAATCCTTAGCATAGTCATCACTGGCTACATCAGACCAGAGAAGAACTTTAGTTCAATTG ATGCCCTTATTTCAGCAATTCAAGATGATATTGAAGAAGCTAAGAAACAGCTGGATTTACCAGAACATTTGAAACTCAAAGAacataatttcttccatttgccAGAAAGCAAAATAATGAATGGCcactga